From the genome of Phytohabitans rumicis, one region includes:
- a CDS encoding 30S ribosomal protein bS22, with amino-acid sequence MGSVVKKRRKRMAKKKHRKLLRKTRVQRRRLGK; translated from the coding sequence ATGGGCTCGGTTGTCAAGAAGCGCCGCAAGCGCATGGCTAAGAAGAAGCACCGCAAGCTGCTGCGTAAGACCCGCGTCCAGCGTCGTCGTCTCGGCAAGTAG